The following proteins are co-located in the Fusobacteria bacterium ZRK30 genome:
- a CDS encoding TetR/AcrR family transcriptional regulator, with protein MPKKPIFTREQIIDKAFGMLERGSLENITARSLAKELNCSPAPIYGLFMSMDELKKELINRAKNLFLTYVSKEKEEVPFLNIGMGICKFAREEKPLFKSIFLRNSSYSTLISEFHRIIFEEMKKDERFDSLPADVKETLTIDCWTYAHGLSTLIATGYFKTPSDNFIRRRLISGPASIIYFHLGVEKDKQLN; from the coding sequence ATGCCTAAAAAACCTATATTCACAAGAGAACAAATAATAGACAAAGCTTTTGGTATGTTAGAGAGGGGTAGTTTGGAAAATATCACAGCTAGAAGTTTAGCCAAGGAATTGAACTGTTCTCCTGCTCCCATCTATGGTTTATTTATGTCTATGGATGAATTAAAAAAAGAATTGATAAATAGAGCTAAAAATCTATTTTTAACATATGTAAGTAAGGAAAAAGAGGAGGTGCCCTTTCTTAATATAGGAATGGGAATCTGTAAATTTGCAAGGGAAGAAAAACCATTATTTAAATCTATATTTTTAAGAAATAGTTCATACAGTACATTGATATCTGAGTTTCATAGGATTATCTTTGAGGAGATGAAAAAAGATGAAAGGTTTGACAGTCTGCCGGCTGATGTTAAGGAAACCTTGACCATTGACTGCTGGACATATGCCCATGGTCTCTCTACCCTTATTGCAACGGGGTACTTCAAAACACCATCGGACAACTTTATAAGAAGAAGACTGATAAGTGGTCCTGCATCGATTATCTATTTCCACCTAGGTGTGGAAAAAGATAAACAATTAAATTAA
- a CDS encoding outer membrane protein transport protein has product MKKILFGCIALLSTASYGASIDALANSTPAYMGNPAQNATLTAEAAYYNPAGLVHLEDGNYISVGGQLSNITYEMEKGGDNYKANDPLGLIPNLSYVHKSGNWAFYGNTGGAAGGPTLDYEDGVPLLDSLLTQFGGGNGTIEGKNAYAMANFGTAYSINNEWSVAAGMKYIYAQRNIKIDVENNPAGLNDTYDAERTAQGLGGTFGINYRPNDRLNMALTYNTKVKLEFETDVKNTDTNLAKVIEGLPTLGINDLAPIVDGDKRWRDLPAELKYGIAYKMTDKWTVMGGGNYYFVSEADTDGKDGFENGWEVNVGTEYQVSERWTLTTGYNYADTGATDETFNDTEFALNSHIFTAGAKFQQTPNLEWTFSTMYVDYIDHEVGEVNYKKNIIATGISAAYKF; this is encoded by the coding sequence ATGAAGAAAATATTATTTGGATGCATAGCTTTATTAAGCACAGCATCATATGGAGCTAGTATAGATGCACTTGCTAATTCAACACCGGCATATATGGGAAATCCAGCTCAAAATGCAACATTAACAGCAGAGGCAGCTTATTATAACCCGGCAGGTTTAGTTCATTTAGAAGATGGTAACTATATATCTGTAGGTGGTCAGCTGTCTAACATCACTTATGAGATGGAAAAAGGCGGAGATAACTACAAGGCTAATGACCCGTTAGGACTTATACCTAACTTAAGTTATGTTCATAAAAGCGGGAACTGGGCATTCTACGGTAATACCGGAGGAGCCGCAGGAGGACCTACTTTAGACTATGAAGATGGAGTACCTCTATTGGATTCTTTACTCACGCAATTTGGTGGAGGAAATGGTACTATTGAGGGGAAAAATGCCTATGCCATGGCTAACTTTGGAACTGCGTACAGTATCAACAATGAATGGTCGGTAGCAGCAGGGATGAAATATATCTATGCTCAAAGAAATATAAAAATCGATGTAGAAAACAATCCTGCAGGATTAAATGATACTTATGATGCAGAAAGAACTGCTCAGGGATTGGGTGGAACCTTTGGTATAAACTACAGGCCTAACGACAGACTGAATATGGCCTTGACTTACAATACGAAGGTTAAGCTGGAGTTTGAAACGGATGTAAAAAACACAGATACAAATTTAGCGAAAGTTATAGAAGGGTTACCTACATTAGGGATAAATGACCTAGCTCCGATTGTTGACGGGGACAAAAGATGGAGAGACCTTCCTGCTGAATTAAAGTATGGAATAGCTTATAAGATGACTGATAAGTGGACTGTAATGGGTGGAGGAAACTACTATTTCGTTTCAGAAGCTGATACAGACGGTAAAGACGGATTTGAAAACGGATGGGAAGTAAATGTAGGTACAGAGTATCAAGTATCTGAAAGATGGACTCTGACTACTGGATATAACTATGCAGACACAGGTGCAACTGATGAAACATTTAACGATACTGAGTTTGCATTAAACTCGCATATATTTACTGCAGGAGCTAAATTTCAGCAGACTCCTAACTTAGAGTGGACATTCTCAACGATGTATGTAGATTATATCGATCATGAAGTTGGAGAAGTAAATTACAAAAAAAATATAATTGCCACTGGAATAAGTGCAGCATATAAATTTTAA
- a CDS encoding HD domain-containing protein: MRKIKKVLNHSYLGYNYYIEKTKGVKMYIELAKEIKKINGCLYIVGGAVRDFFLYSKPMKENSNIDIEISGVSPEQIEKILDSFGRWKLVGTLYKVYIIENLEITLPRDDSGFNPALDIKTSILNRDLTINSLYYNPLTDQTIDLYRGKSDIKNKTLHYVDQKTFLGDPLRLFRTIELAGRLDFELSQDLKKLISTNFHLIQNIPKERIMGELEKILLNHKKPSKTFRLLDEVGGLEILFPNLYYSKKVIQDKIFHPEGDVFTHTLMTLDILRTSERTMELMIALLFHDIGKNITQDTGFKGHTRVSRDMFLDLIDKFTNNKKLISSASDLIFYHVSPLILMLNNKVNKVTIRKLAVKVNIPKLLKVYRADVLGRGRADNSEELENIQKIDSIYHQIKDDLTPLVNGKHLLSWGYKSGKEFKKILNYLYRLQLEEKFVSVEEARDIIEFRELKIKK, from the coding sequence ATGAGGAAGATAAAAAAGGTTTTAAATCACTCCTACCTGGGGTATAATTATTATATAGAAAAAACTAAAGGAGTTAAGATGTATATAGAACTAGCTAAGGAGATAAAAAAAATAAATGGTTGCCTGTATATCGTAGGTGGAGCTGTAAGAGATTTTTTCCTCTACAGTAAACCCATGAAAGAAAATTCAAATATCGATATAGAAATTTCAGGGGTTTCTCCTGAGCAGATAGAAAAAATATTAGATAGTTTCGGCAGATGGAAATTGGTTGGTACTCTCTATAAGGTTTACATCATAGAGAACCTGGAGATTACTCTGCCGCGGGATGATAGCGGATTTAACCCAGCTTTAGATATAAAAACTTCCATTCTAAACAGAGACTTGACCATCAACTCCCTCTATTATAACCCTCTGACAGATCAGACTATAGATCTTTATAGGGGTAAATCGGATATTAAAAATAAAACTTTACACTATGTCGATCAGAAAACCTTTTTAGGAGATCCCCTCAGGTTATTTAGAACTATTGAGCTGGCAGGGAGACTAGACTTTGAACTTTCACAGGATTTAAAAAAATTGATCTCGACAAATTTTCACCTCATTCAAAATATTCCAAAGGAAAGAATCATGGGAGAATTAGAAAAAATCCTTTTAAACCATAAAAAGCCTTCCAAAACTTTCAGACTGTTAGACGAAGTTGGGGGACTAGAGATCCTCTTTCCAAACCTGTATTACTCTAAAAAAGTAATCCAGGATAAAATTTTCCATCCTGAGGGAGATGTTTTTACCCATACCCTTATGACCCTTGATATCCTAAGAACATCTGAAAGAACAATGGAGCTTATGATAGCACTTTTATTTCATGATATCGGAAAAAACATCACACAAGACACCGGTTTTAAAGGTCATACCAGGGTATCCAGAGATATGTTTTTAGATCTGATAGATAAATTTACAAACAATAAAAAACTTATATCTTCTGCCTCTGATTTAATTTTTTACCACGTTTCCCCATTGATACTGATGTTAAACAACAAGGTCAATAAGGTCACCATAAGGAAGTTAGCTGTCAAAGTCAATATCCCAAAACTCCTAAAAGTCTATAGAGCTGATGTTTTAGGAAGGGGACGGGCAGACAACTCCGAGGAACTTGAGAATATCCAAAAGATAGATTCTATCTATCACCAGATAAAGGATGACCTGACACCTTTAGTCAATGGTAAACACCTTCTTTCATGGGGTTATAAAAGCGGCAAAGAATTTAAAAAGATCCTAAACTATCTATATAGATTACAGCTGGAGGAGAAATTTGTCAGTGTAGAAGAAGCAAGGGATATAATTGAGTTCAGAGAACTTAAGATTAAAAAATAA
- a CDS encoding CoA-disulfide reductase, producing the protein MRIVIIGGVAAGMSAAAKAKRMAKNSEVIVYEKGSIVSFGACGLPYYVGDFFDNPQGMIARTPEQFRESGVEVNINHEVLKVDPEKKIVMVKNLETDEIFESSYDKLMVATGANAVLPPVEGIQTLKNIFTLKSIDDGIDLKKAMMKKENKDILVIGAGYIGIEVVEAAKKLGKNVRVIQRGKRVMSASFDCEITDLMEEEIRSHGVDLHLEEVVKKIEGNSKVERVITDKGEYRADVVVIATGVRPATGFLEGTGIEMDRGAIIIDEEGKTSVDSIYSAGDCAVVYHKVRKKNVYIPLATTANKIGRVVGENLAGAKNKFTGTLGSACIKVMDLEAGRTGITEKEAKLDGVNYKTILVKDKNQTNYYPGQENIFVKLIYDAETKVILGGQIIGKNGAVLRVDVIAMAVAAKMKTSELGMMDFCYAPPFARTWDVLNVSGNVAK; encoded by the coding sequence ATGAGAATAGTTATTATAGGTGGAGTAGCAGCGGGAATGAGTGCGGCAGCAAAAGCTAAAAGGATGGCTAAAAATTCAGAGGTTATAGTATATGAAAAGGGGAGCATTGTATCTTTTGGAGCCTGTGGATTACCCTACTATGTAGGAGATTTCTTTGATAATCCCCAAGGGATGATTGCCAGAACTCCAGAGCAGTTTAGAGAATCTGGTGTAGAAGTGAACATCAATCATGAGGTTTTAAAGGTAGATCCAGAGAAAAAAATAGTAATGGTTAAAAATTTAGAAACAGATGAAATTTTTGAAAGTTCATACGATAAACTCATGGTAGCTACAGGTGCTAATGCTGTCTTACCGCCAGTTGAAGGAATACAGACTTTAAAAAATATTTTCACGTTGAAATCTATAGATGACGGAATAGACTTAAAGAAAGCTATGATGAAAAAAGAAAATAAAGATATTTTAGTAATCGGTGCCGGGTACATAGGAATAGAAGTTGTGGAAGCGGCGAAAAAACTGGGGAAAAATGTAAGGGTTATACAACGGGGAAAAAGAGTAATGTCTGCTTCTTTTGACTGTGAGATAACAGATCTTATGGAAGAAGAGATTAGATCCCACGGTGTAGATCTTCATTTAGAAGAGGTTGTAAAAAAAATAGAGGGGAACAGCAAAGTAGAAAGAGTTATTACCGATAAGGGTGAATACAGGGCTGATGTTGTAGTGATAGCCACAGGTGTGAGGCCTGCAACGGGATTCCTGGAGGGTACAGGGATTGAGATGGATAGAGGAGCTATCATAATAGATGAAGAGGGTAAAACATCTGTAGACAGCATCTATTCGGCAGGAGACTGTGCAGTGGTATATCATAAGGTCAGAAAGAAAAATGTATATATTCCACTGGCTACTACAGCTAATAAGATTGGAAGAGTTGTAGGTGAAAATTTAGCCGGGGCTAAAAATAAATTCACCGGGACTCTGGGATCAGCCTGTATTAAGGTGATGGATTTAGAAGCTGGGAGAACAGGGATTACAGAAAAAGAAGCTAAGTTAGACGGAGTAAACTATAAAACTATCTTAGTAAAGGATAAAAATCAAACTAATTATTATCCGGGTCAGGAGAATATTTTTGTAAAATTAATATATGATGCCGAGACTAAGGTTATTTTAGGAGGGCAGATCATAGGGAAAAATGGAGCTGTACTCCGAGTGGATGTAATTGCCATGGCAGTTGCTGCAAAGATGAAGACCTCAGAGTTAGGAATGATGGATTTTTGTTATGCTCCTCCATTTGCAAGAACTTGGGATGTACTCAATGTAAGCGGGAATGTAGCCAAATAG
- a CDS encoding DUF5677 domain-containing protein: MGITKEELIEEATDKTKEMYKNFGMMLEEIIQKGLDIIVSLNKSKVIGWEEKQQQIMISILKEIFEKIDGIIILSGKHSQQNISVLSRSVLEGFLDLNFMLKKPKRALAYIYCKGLDYLSKQDGISKIELTKKELKALQEVLGKELKKQRGKKKEHNDYKLNWKSFYLDEKTDDPYKSKGAKRHYSFLCAAAHNQMSLIHNFSNNNKYNIRGFRVNDRNQIGLISFMIAGFSGEIFERMIKLYIQEPSSDLESLEKWREEMFKKSEGLIKLDNERLSGTTKFNIEI, from the coding sequence ATGGGAATTACAAAAGAAGAGTTGATAGAGGAAGCAACTGATAAAACAAAAGAGATGTATAAAAACTTTGGGATGATGTTGGAAGAAATTATTCAAAAAGGATTAGATATAATAGTTTCTTTAAATAAAAGCAAGGTAATTGGCTGGGAAGAAAAACAGCAGCAGATAATGATTTCTATTTTAAAGGAAATATTTGAAAAAATAGATGGGATAATTATATTGTCGGGAAAACACTCCCAACAAAATATATCTGTTTTATCTAGAAGTGTTTTAGAAGGATTCTTGGATTTAAATTTTATGCTGAAAAAGCCGAAAAGGGCATTGGCTTATATCTACTGCAAAGGTTTAGATTATCTGTCAAAACAAGATGGAATATCAAAAATAGAGCTTACTAAAAAAGAGTTAAAGGCATTACAAGAAGTATTGGGAAAAGAATTAAAAAAACAACGAGGAAAGAAAAAAGAACATAACGATTATAAACTTAACTGGAAAAGCTTTTATTTAGATGAAAAAACAGATGATCCTTACAAAAGTAAAGGAGCAAAGAGACACTATAGTTTTCTATGTGCGGCAGCTCATAACCAGATGTCACTTATTCATAATTTTTCAAATAATAATAAATATAATATTAGGGGATTTAGAGTTAATGATAGAAATCAAATAGGGTTAATTTCATTTATGATCGCGGGTTTTTCAGGTGAAATATTCGAAAGGATGATTAAGTTATATATTCAGGAACCTTCATCTGATTTAGAAAGTCTGGAAAAATGGCGAGAAGAGATGTTTAAAAAATCAGAAGGGTTGATAAAGCTAGATAATGAAAGATTATCTGGAACAACAAAATTTAATATTGAAATATAA
- the tsaB gene encoding tRNA (adenosine(37)-N6)-threonylcarbamoyltransferase complex dimerization subunit type 1 TsaB translates to MVVLGIDASTKTGSVALYDSEIGILSEINANIKLNHSDSLMSIVDTVFDLAKLKPKDIDRVAVSIGPGSFTGIRVGVGTAKGLAYSIDCDIVGVNELDILAHTVSQTPNKIMSLIDARKGRVYYSAYEYNGDKIKRVSHYGAEELRLVLEDFKDEKIIFTGDGSIVYKEIIDEVMGENAIYNFKSNSMVRAGIMAEMAVEKDADNLYTLEPYYISKTQAEREKEAREKKK, encoded by the coding sequence ATGGTAGTATTAGGAATCGATGCTTCTACTAAAACAGGTAGTGTAGCATTATACGATAGTGAGATAGGAATTTTATCGGAGATAAATGCAAATATAAAGTTGAATCATTCAGATTCTTTGATGTCCATAGTAGACACGGTATTTGATCTGGCTAAGCTTAAGCCAAAGGATATAGACAGAGTAGCTGTCAGTATAGGGCCTGGATCATTTACAGGGATAAGAGTAGGAGTAGGAACAGCCAAAGGATTGGCTTATAGTATCGACTGCGACATTGTAGGAGTAAATGAATTGGATATCCTTGCACATACTGTGTCACAGACTCCCAACAAAATTATGTCACTTATAGATGCCAGAAAGGGAAGGGTATACTACTCTGCCTATGAATATAATGGCGACAAAATAAAAAGGGTATCTCACTATGGAGCTGAGGAGTTAAGATTAGTATTGGAAGATTTTAAAGATGAAAAAATAATCTTTACAGGTGACGGGAGTATTGTCTATAAGGAAATAATAGATGAAGTTATGGGTGAAAATGCCATATATAATTTTAAATCTAACTCAATGGTAAGGGCAGGAATTATGGCTGAGATGGCAGTAGAAAAAGATGCAGATAATCTGTATACGTTGGAGCCATATTATATCTCAAAAACTCAGGCTGAGAGGGAAAAGGAAGCCAGAGAAAAGAAGAAATAA
- the tsaE gene encoding tRNA (adenosine(37)-N6)-threonylcarbamoyltransferase complex ATPase subunit type 1 TsaE codes for MKKILSFEELTELAVKLAEFVIPNDVIALVGDLGTGKTTLTKTIAKELGITGNIKSPTFNYVLEHLGGKMPLYHFDVYRLCDPEEVYEIGYEDYLHNDGLTIIEWANIIDTELPKEYIEIKIYHRDENSREVEMKFIGNEKREKELNKLW; via the coding sequence ATGAAAAAAATACTATCATTTGAGGAATTGACAGAATTAGCAGTTAAGTTAGCTGAATTTGTAATTCCAAATGACGTAATAGCACTGGTAGGAGATTTAGGAACAGGAAAGACAACTCTGACTAAAACAATAGCGAAAGAATTAGGAATCACTGGGAATATAAAAAGTCCTACATTTAACTATGTCTTAGAACATCTAGGGGGAAAGATGCCCCTATATCATTTTGATGTTTACAGATTGTGTGATCCTGAGGAAGTATATGAGATAGGATATGAAGATTATCTGCATAACGATGGACTGACAATAATAGAGTGGGCCAACATAATAGATACAGAGTTACCCAAGGAATATATAGAGATAAAAATATATCATAGAGATGAAAATTCTCGTGAAGTTGAGATGAAATTTATCGGAAATGAAAAGAGAGAGAAGGAGTTAAATAAATTATGGTAG
- the rfaE2 gene encoding D-glycero-beta-D-manno-heptose 1-phosphate adenylyltransferase gives MSILTREEAGKLVEKLKKDGKKVVFTNGCFDILHVGHLRYLNEARECGDILIVGVNSDDSVRRLKGPTRPINGEVDRAELLCGLKAVDYSIIFPEDTPVEIIEALKPSIHVKGGDYKKEDLPETVVVERNGGEVRILTLVDGKSTSNVVKKISGK, from the coding sequence ATGAGTATATTAACTAGAGAAGAGGCCGGTAAATTAGTTGAAAAACTAAAAAAAGATGGGAAAAAAGTGGTCTTTACCAATGGGTGTTTTGATATCCTGCATGTGGGACATCTAAGATATTTAAATGAAGCCCGTGAATGCGGGGATATATTAATCGTAGGAGTTAACTCTGATGATTCTGTAAGAAGGTTAAAGGGGCCTACAAGACCTATAAATGGTGAGGTGGACAGGGCAGAATTATTGTGCGGATTAAAAGCTGTAGATTATTCTATAATATTTCCGGAGGATACTCCTGTAGAGATAATAGAGGCATTGAAACCCTCTATCCATGTAAAGGGAGGAGATTATAAGAAGGAAGATCTTCCTGAAACTGTAGTCGTAGAGAGAAACGGAGGAGAGGTAAGGATCCTTACTTTGGTAGATGGAAAATCAACAAGTAATGTAGTGAAAAAGATAAGCGGAAAATAA
- a CDS encoding D52 family tumor protein, with protein MFFVLKSRYRREKIELLGKVEKLRGRLDKLGRDKLEIQNEYKKIEEENTTLKQKLKVRNSELKELKAKLGDVDGRLKIKVEEKTREYEEKMKRMQSSYDKLIFELDEMRHR; from the coding sequence ATGTTTTTTGTATTAAAGAGCAGGTATAGAAGGGAAAAGATAGAGTTGTTGGGTAAGGTAGAAAAATTGAGAGGGAGACTGGATAAATTAGGCAGGGATAAATTAGAGATTCAGAATGAATATAAAAAAATAGAGGAAGAAAATACAACCTTAAAGCAGAAATTAAAGGTTAGAAACAGTGAATTAAAGGAACTGAAGGCAAAATTAGGTGATGTAGATGGCAGGCTGAAAATAAAGGTAGAGGAAAAAACAAGGGAATATGAAGAAAAGATGAAAAGGATGCAGTCTTCATATGATAAACTGATATTTGAATTGGATGAGATGAGGCATAGGTAG
- a CDS encoding HesA/MoeB/ThiF family protein, whose product MDRYSRNKKMISTDEQKKLSESTVVILGVGGLGGYVLEMLARIGVGKLLLVDFDKFEVSNLNRQIISTEDNLGLLKVEEAKKRVEIINPEIKVVAVNKKISDHNIDGIIKGADIVVDALDSSRLKRVVEKSCAKNKIPMVHGAIGGWIAQVAVIMPGDFILDKIYSGDDLENKMGNPSFTPALAASIQVGEVIKFLLNKGELLNNEVLYIDLEYNSFTRLKV is encoded by the coding sequence ATGGACAGGTATTCCAGGAATAAAAAGATGATATCGACTGATGAACAGAAGAAATTATCTGAATCTACGGTAGTTATCTTAGGTGTAGGAGGTTTAGGCGGATATGTACTTGAGATGCTTGCAAGGATAGGAGTAGGAAAACTTCTCCTTGTAGATTTTGATAAATTTGAGGTATCTAATCTAAATAGGCAGATAATCTCTACAGAAGATAATTTAGGCTTATTAAAAGTAGAGGAAGCCAAGAAAAGGGTGGAGATTATAAACCCGGAGATAAAAGTTGTAGCAGTCAATAAAAAGATATCTGATCATAATATCGATGGAATTATAAAAGGTGCAGATATAGTAGTGGATGCACTGGACTCTTCCAGGCTAAAAAGGGTTGTAGAGAAGTCTTGTGCTAAAAACAAGATCCCTATGGTTCATGGAGCTATAGGAGGGTGGATAGCACAGGTAGCGGTGATCATGCCGGGAGATTTTATTTTGGATAAAATTTATAGTGGGGATGACCTAGAAAATAAGATGGGGAATCCCAGCTTTACACCTGCCTTGGCAGCTTCTATCCAGGTAGGAGAAGTAATTAAGTTTCTATTAAATAAAGGAGAACTATTAAATAACGAGGTCCTTTATATTGATCTTGAGTATAATAGTTTTACGAGGTTGAAAGTATAG
- a CDS encoding MoaD/ThiS family protein has product MRNIQIEVRLFAYLRELLPSESRGVKKIEIKNCLTIDDLMDEVGILEKEIMIVMINGIRRLDYNESLKDGDRVAIFPPVGGG; this is encoded by the coding sequence ATGAGAAATATTCAGATAGAGGTGAGACTTTTTGCTTATCTGAGGGAGTTGCTTCCTTCGGAGAGCAGAGGAGTAAAAAAAATAGAGATAAAAAATTGTCTGACAATAGATGATTTGATGGATGAGGTTGGAATTTTAGAAAAAGAAATTATGATAGTTATGATCAATGGGATAAGGAGATTAGATTATAACGAGTCTCTGAAGGATGGAGACAGAGTAGCTATCTTTCCCCCTGTAGGAGGGGGGTAG
- a CDS encoding aldehyde ferredoxin oxidoreductase, with amino-acid sequence MKICRIDMSTKSISFEEVKEEYVGLGGRGLTSRIISDEVDATSHPLGKNNKLVIAPGLFAGTLAPSSGRLSVGTKSPLTGGIKESNAGGTAAQSLAKLGYKAVIIENKPKNQELNLIKITPEGITIEDASYLKMKGNYEVGNILREKHGEKVTVMSLGQAGEMRLTAASIAVTDPEGRPTRHCGRGGTGAVLGSKGIKAIVIDPGKENKVEYHNIDNFRAAARNFSKSVLAHPVSGQGLPAYGTAVLVNILNEAGGLPTDNFREGRFEFAENISGETMFETIEKRKGQTTHACHPGCIMRCSQVYNDKKGDYLTGGFEYETIWAFGSHCHIKDLDSIAKMDKMCDDFGVDTIDTGVAVGVAMEGGYLEFGDDKGAIKLLEEIGKGSPIGRIIGNGAAFTGQAFGTERVPVVKRQALPAYDPRSVKGQGVTYATTPMGADHTAGYAVTSNILGVGGVVDPLKKDGQVELSRNLQIATAVLDSLGFCIFVAFPILDDETAFPEVANMINSKYNTNFDINEILAGGQEVLKLEKAFNQRAGITKAQDRLPEFFKEEAVAPHNVTFDFTDEELDKTLEF; translated from the coding sequence ATGAAAATTTGTAGAATTGACATGAGTACCAAGAGCATTAGTTTTGAAGAGGTAAAAGAGGAATATGTAGGATTAGGCGGGAGAGGACTGACATCTAGGATTATATCTGATGAAGTTGATGCAACATCACATCCACTAGGGAAAAACAATAAATTAGTAATAGCTCCAGGTCTTTTTGCAGGAACTTTAGCACCAAGTTCAGGAAGACTTAGTGTAGGAACTAAGAGTCCATTGACTGGCGGGATAAAGGAATCAAATGCAGGGGGAACAGCAGCCCAGAGTCTCGCAAAGTTAGGGTATAAGGCAGTTATTATAGAGAATAAACCTAAAAACCAGGAATTAAACCTTATAAAAATAACTCCAGAAGGGATTACAATAGAGGATGCTAGTTACTTAAAGATGAAAGGAAACTACGAGGTAGGAAATATCTTGAGGGAAAAACACGGGGAAAAAGTAACTGTCATGTCACTTGGACAGGCTGGAGAAATGAGATTAACTGCAGCATCAATTGCAGTTACTGATCCAGAGGGGAGACCTACAAGACATTGTGGAAGAGGTGGAACCGGGGCAGTTCTCGGATCTAAAGGAATAAAGGCAATAGTTATTGATCCCGGGAAAGAAAATAAAGTTGAGTACCATAATATAGATAATTTTAGAGCAGCAGCTAGAAACTTCTCTAAATCAGTTTTAGCTCATCCTGTATCTGGACAAGGTCTGCCAGCCTATGGAACTGCGGTTCTTGTAAATATTTTAAATGAAGCTGGAGGATTACCTACAGATAACTTTAGAGAGGGCAGGTTTGAATTTGCAGAAAATATCAGTGGAGAAACGATGTTTGAAACCATTGAAAAAAGAAAGGGGCAGACAACCCATGCCTGTCATCCTGGATGTATCATGAGATGTTCCCAGGTTTATAACGATAAAAAAGGGGATTATCTAACAGGTGGATTTGAGTATGAGACTATCTGGGCATTTGGATCTCATTGTCACATAAAAGATCTGGATTCAATAGCCAAGATGGATAAGATGTGTGATGATTTTGGAGTGGACACTATAGATACCGGAGTTGCAGTAGGAGTGGCAATGGAAGGGGGGTATTTAGAATTTGGTGATGATAAAGGTGCAATAAAACTATTAGAAGAGATCGGTAAAGGTTCACCTATCGGAAGAATCATAGGTAATGGAGCTGCATTTACAGGGCAGGCATTTGGAACAGAGAGGGTGCCAGTAGTAAAAAGACAGGCACTTCCGGCTTACGATCCGAGATCGGTAAAGGGGCAGGGAGTAACCTATGCAACGACTCCAATGGGAGCAGATCATACGGCAGGATATGCAGTTACATCGAATATCTTAGGTGTAGGAGGAGTTGTAGATCCATTGAAGAAAGACGGACAGGTGGAATTATCCAGAAACCTTCAAATAGCAACGGCAGTTTTAGATAGTTTAGGGTTCTGTATATTTGTAGCTTTCCCTATCTTAGATGACGAAACAGCGTTCCCTGAAGTAGCTAATATGATAAATTCAAAATATAACACTAATTTTGATATTAATGAGATCCTTGCAGGGGGACAGGAAGTATTAAAGCTGGAAAAAGCATTTAATCAAAGAGCGGGAATAACAAAAGCTCAAGACAGATTACCTGAATTTTTTAAAGAGGAAGCAGTTGCTCCTCACAATGTAACTTTTGATTTTACAGATGAAGAATTAGATAAGACATTGGAATTTTAG